The following are from one region of the Paenibacillus protaetiae genome:
- a CDS encoding peptidylprolyl isomerase, translating into MENKPSQPGDNEKEMAAAPEDQAVNEHQESHDELQHDVELNNESTASVKEVASASEAIAGGANRGGGSKAWIAISAILAIVLVIVLVNPPFSGSSKAVATINGDKITKDDLYNELVTAQGKTTLSDMITQKLIDQAAKDAGVTVTEDDINAEIASVTEQFGGQDQLDSALQQYGMTMDDLRKNMDTQVKVRKILEPQTKVTDDDIKKYYDENKASFATPEQVRASHILVATKEEADAIKKQLDGGADFATLASQKSTDTASAANGGDLGFFGKGQMDPAFEAAAFALDVNQVSDPVKSSYGYHIIKKTDYKPATNPTLEDKKEDIRKTLIDQQVNDLSSTWMTELRAKAKITNTLDPSQNSTGKTDSTPSAAPSADASAAPDASASPDAAASASPEAETK; encoded by the coding sequence ATGGAAAACAAGCCATCGCAGCCAGGCGACAACGAAAAAGAAATGGCCGCTGCGCCAGAGGATCAAGCCGTAAATGAACACCAGGAATCGCATGACGAATTGCAGCACGATGTGGAGTTAAACAACGAATCAACTGCAAGCGTAAAAGAGGTTGCTTCTGCTTCCGAAGCCATAGCCGGTGGAGCAAATCGCGGCGGCGGCAGCAAAGCATGGATCGCCATTTCCGCTATCTTGGCTATCGTGCTTGTTATCGTGCTTGTAAACCCGCCTTTCTCCGGCAGCAGCAAAGCGGTTGCTACCATTAATGGCGATAAAATTACGAAGGACGATTTATACAACGAACTCGTGACAGCTCAAGGCAAAACAACGCTGAGCGATATGATTACGCAAAAACTGATCGACCAAGCGGCAAAGGATGCCGGCGTAACCGTTACGGAAGACGACATCAATGCGGAAATCGCGTCCGTAACGGAGCAATTCGGCGGACAAGACCAGCTTGACAGCGCACTTCAGCAATACGGCATGACGATGGACGACTTAAGGAAAAATATGGATACGCAAGTGAAGGTTCGCAAAATTTTGGAACCTCAAACGAAAGTAACCGATGACGATATTAAAAAATATTACGACGAGAACAAAGCTTCCTTCGCTACGCCGGAACAAGTACGCGCTTCTCACATCCTGGTAGCGACCAAAGAAGAAGCGGACGCGATCAAGAAGCAGCTCGACGGCGGCGCCGACTTTGCAACGCTGGCATCGCAAAAATCGACCGACACGGCTTCCGCTGCGAACGGCGGCGACCTCGGCTTCTTCGGCAAAGGCCAAATGGACCCGGCTTTCGAAGCGGCAGCTTTTGCCCTTGACGTGAATCAAGTCAGCGATCCAGTGAAATCTTCGTACGGGTACCACATCATTAAGAAAACCGACTACAAGCCGGCTACCAACCCGACGCTGGAAGACAAAAAAGAAGATATCCGCAAAACGCTGATCGACCAGCAAGTAAACGACTTGTCTTCCACTTGGATGACGGAACTGCGTGCAAAAGCTAAAATTACAAACACGCTTGACCCATCGCAAAACAGCACCGGCAAAACGGACAGCACACCGTCCGCTGCGCCTTCCGCAGACGCATCTGCAGCTCCGGACGCTTCCGCTTCACCGGACGCAGCAGCTTCGGCATCGCCGGAAGCTGAAACGAAATAA
- a CDS encoding aldose epimerase, with protein MSNYQVRSYEDTYTIYELTDASTDSVVRVCPERGGIVIGCQLHGLELFYLDRDTFIHPTANIRGGNPVLFPICAQLKDAQYTWKGVTYPMANHGVARTSKWDVLGTSTEGEASITIALRSNETTRQSYPFDFELIFTYALVDGKLDIRQQYTNTGSGEAMPFYAGFHPYFNTDTKKIAYEIDATRYLDLNDNNEYPYEGVIDLTGKVESLTLLDAKTPSVSFPVSGGAKVTMSYDPIFKYVVVWHVEGKPFICVEPWMASTGELNRQEELVMLDAGQSLNANLTISCDR; from the coding sequence ATGTCCAATTATCAAGTGCGCTCGTACGAGGATACATATACGATTTACGAGCTTACCGACGCCAGCACGGATTCCGTTGTGCGCGTATGCCCCGAACGCGGCGGTATCGTAATCGGTTGCCAGCTGCATGGGCTGGAGCTGTTTTACCTGGACCGCGACACCTTTATTCATCCAACGGCCAACATCCGCGGCGGCAACCCGGTGTTATTCCCAATCTGCGCGCAGCTGAAGGATGCGCAATATACGTGGAAAGGCGTTACGTACCCGATGGCGAACCACGGCGTAGCCCGCACTTCGAAATGGGACGTGCTTGGCACGAGTACGGAAGGCGAAGCGTCCATTACGATTGCGCTTCGCAGCAACGAAACGACGCGGCAGTCGTACCCGTTTGATTTTGAGCTGATTTTCACGTACGCTCTTGTCGACGGAAAGCTGGATATCCGCCAGCAGTACACGAACACCGGCAGCGGCGAAGCAATGCCGTTCTACGCGGGATTCCACCCTTATTTCAATACCGATACGAAAAAAATCGCCTATGAAATCGATGCGACCCGTTACCTCGATCTGAACGACAACAACGAATACCCGTATGAAGGCGTCATTGATTTGACAGGTAAAGTGGAGTCGCTGACGCTGCTGGATGCCAAAACCCCTTCCGTATCGTTCCCGGTATCGGGCGGCGCGAAAGTGACGATGAGCTACGACCCTATCTTCAAATATGTCGTCGTATGGCATGTGGAAGGCAAGCCGTTTATTTGCGTGGAACCTTGGATGGCCAGCACAGGCGAGCTGAACCGCCAGGAAGAGCTCGTTATGCTGGATGCCGGCCAATCGCTGAACGCAAACTTGACGATCAGCTGCGACCGCTAA
- a CDS encoding response regulator, with amino-acid sequence MMKQSLRTKGLLLVLFSLIPLLIAGAVCYVSVSKTMEQSIMEQTSSKQNNNAGNLSAWLSTRRAEIIMLSNTTVITSGTDADKLSYLNKERVRLGFVYHSLGYIGLNGTMIQTDGMPGNIRNDSYVLQAFQGATVLTDPIRPGYSQEKQVLILVPVYGSNKEVQGVVYASILMSELEPYLNYSLDGSDVNDNRVYNAKGEIVYEAEKDGTRLLDQKIWNRLDANKLKNGSGMEKLKIGGRKHVLFYSKVDNTSWYLAVDVPLSRLLEKLYSVLYIIIISISLAEACIILLFSIYFNRIINRLKSILSVTEHAAAGRFEADRLPEATGDEIGQLARSVNGMNEHLREMFERLDAIINQNQYAFIILNEQLRIAGLNTKAEELLGYRLSELENGATPLIFLDDAEVRDMAARLSEELGKEVKPGLEVLIELQRHSYQREWTYIAKDGTRTPVLESSNSLHDRNGKLTGMVLIAFNNTERKQVEMTRNRLLEIVESAKDLIASADTRGNLIYINGAGRKLLNIGEDEHKDIRPFFKRHAYAKLMKGAFHAFSHGYWEGDMELLAFDGGVIHVSAVVVAHHDKLTGELYYSCIARDIAEQITVQEELMRAKLEAEEANQAKSRFLALMSHEIRTPLNGIIGLSQLVRKTGLSETQKEYMDKISSSSDTLLRLVNDILDFSKIEAGKVDMERFAFQPEELLRKLTDQLSVFMGGKENFEFIVMTPSDLPNTMIGDPLRLEQILLNLSMNAIKFTNRGRVVLKLDVKELTGDSAVIRFQIKDTGIGMTADQLSRLFKPFTQADSSTTRKYGGTGLGLFIATHFIEIMGGKLKAESVHGIGSRFWFTLTFPVAPSSLQKPYQVVGADKERPAWIVENDPEMAALLCRWLESFGLAALVFYSWKEVRARLQRVGVGALPGLMLLDMEMEDMYGMETWMDLQRQAREQGVHTAVMTTTYGRDELLQLPEAARPSTVLAKPITRLALLNALNGMFERTSEENPSPSRPLIEPPPAYPHIRVLLVEDNKINQLVSVEGLKAYGFMVGLAENGREALEKLEQEEWHIVLMDIHMPEMDGEEAVRRIRENPKYERLPVIALTANGLKADHDRYIRLGMNDVITKPVDARQLYETVVRWLGKPEQVAAAREIVAAADRPGLPVKRGNPRSPKPKLPAISGLDMPSLLARVGGKEQIVRHMLRRFVQDYELFAQEVRSNLAAGNMSEAKKQVHTLKGASGNLSALQVMDAATEIDNILRRQTVAVQDWLPAMERLERHLAALLQAIQAQSI; translated from the coding sequence ATGATGAAACAATCTTTACGAACGAAAGGGCTTTTGCTTGTCCTTTTCTCCTTAATCCCGCTGCTTATCGCAGGAGCGGTCTGCTATGTGTCGGTCAGCAAAACGATGGAGCAGTCCATCATGGAGCAGACAAGCAGCAAACAAAATAACAATGCCGGCAATCTGTCCGCCTGGCTGTCTACCAGGCGCGCCGAAATTATAATGCTGAGCAATACGACGGTTATAACATCCGGCACGGATGCGGACAAGCTGTCTTATCTCAATAAAGAGCGGGTCCGTCTCGGTTTCGTTTATCATTCGCTTGGCTATATCGGTTTAAACGGCACTATGATCCAGACGGACGGCATGCCTGGCAATATACGCAATGACAGTTATGTGCTTCAGGCTTTTCAAGGCGCTACCGTATTGACGGACCCGATCAGGCCGGGGTATTCCCAAGAGAAGCAGGTGCTGATCCTTGTTCCGGTATACGGCAGCAATAAAGAAGTGCAGGGCGTCGTCTATGCTTCCATTTTAATGAGCGAGCTGGAACCGTATTTGAATTACAGCTTGGACGGCTCGGATGTGAACGACAACCGGGTTTATAACGCGAAGGGCGAAATTGTGTACGAAGCGGAAAAGGACGGCACCCGGCTGCTGGACCAGAAAATATGGAACCGGCTCGATGCGAACAAGCTCAAAAACGGCAGCGGCATGGAAAAGCTGAAAATCGGCGGCAGGAAGCATGTATTGTTTTATTCCAAGGTAGACAATACGTCCTGGTATTTAGCTGTTGATGTGCCGCTTTCCCGGCTGCTTGAGAAGCTGTATTCCGTCTTGTACATCATTATTATTTCCATCAGTTTGGCGGAAGCGTGCATTATTTTACTTTTTTCGATTTATTTCAACCGTATTATTAATAGGCTGAAAAGCATTTTGTCTGTAACCGAGCACGCGGCGGCGGGCAGGTTCGAGGCTGACCGGCTGCCGGAAGCGACAGGAGACGAAATCGGGCAGCTGGCGCGTTCGGTTAACGGCATGAACGAGCATCTGAGGGAAATGTTTGAGCGGCTGGACGCCATTATTAACCAGAACCAATACGCCTTTATTATTTTAAATGAACAGCTGCGTATTGCCGGATTAAATACAAAAGCCGAGGAGCTACTCGGTTACCGGCTGTCGGAGCTGGAGAACGGCGCAACTCCGCTAATCTTTTTGGACGATGCGGAAGTGCGGGACATGGCTGCCCGCTTGAGCGAGGAGCTGGGCAAGGAAGTGAAGCCGGGGCTGGAGGTGCTGATCGAGCTGCAGCGCCACTCCTATCAGCGGGAATGGACTTATATTGCCAAAGACGGCACGCGCACGCCGGTGCTGGAAAGCTCGAACAGCCTGCATGACCGGAACGGCAAGCTGACGGGCATGGTGCTCATTGCTTTCAACAACACCGAACGCAAGCAGGTGGAGATGACACGCAACCGGCTGCTTGAGATCGTGGAGTCGGCCAAAGATTTGATTGCATCGGCCGATACGCGCGGCAATCTGATTTACATTAACGGCGCCGGCCGCAAGCTGCTGAATATCGGCGAGGATGAGCACAAGGACATCAGGCCGTTTTTCAAACGGCATGCTTACGCGAAGCTGATGAAAGGCGCCTTTCACGCTTTCTCGCACGGTTATTGGGAAGGCGATATGGAGCTGCTGGCGTTTGACGGCGGGGTTATCCACGTCTCGGCCGTCGTCGTCGCCCATCACGACAAGCTGACGGGAGAGCTGTATTACTCGTGCATTGCCAGAGACATTGCCGAGCAAATTACGGTACAGGAAGAACTGATGCGGGCGAAACTTGAAGCGGAAGAAGCCAACCAGGCGAAAAGCCGGTTCCTGGCGCTGATGAGCCATGAAATCCGCACTCCGCTGAACGGCATCATCGGCTTGTCCCAGCTGGTCCGCAAAACCGGGTTGTCGGAAACGCAAAAGGAATATATGGATAAAATTAGCAGTTCTTCGGATACGCTGCTCCGGCTTGTTAACGATATATTGGACTTCTCCAAAATTGAAGCCGGCAAGGTGGATATGGAACGGTTCGCTTTCCAGCCGGAGGAGCTGCTGCGCAAGCTGACCGATCAGCTGAGCGTCTTTATGGGCGGAAAAGAAAACTTTGAATTTATTGTGATGACGCCAAGCGATTTGCCGAACACGATGATCGGCGATCCGCTGCGCCTCGAGCAAATTTTATTGAACCTGAGCATGAATGCCATCAAGTTTACGAACCGCGGACGGGTTGTCCTCAAGCTTGATGTGAAGGAGCTGACCGGCGACAGCGCTGTAATCCGGTTCCAAATCAAGGATACCGGCATCGGCATGACCGCAGATCAGCTGTCCAGGCTGTTTAAGCCGTTTACGCAGGCCGACAGCTCCACCACGCGCAAATACGGCGGCACGGGCCTCGGCTTATTTATAGCAACCCACTTCATTGAAATTATGGGCGGCAAGCTGAAGGCGGAAAGTGTGCATGGGATTGGCAGCCGTTTCTGGTTTACGCTGACGTTCCCGGTAGCGCCTTCATCGCTGCAGAAGCCGTATCAGGTCGTGGGAGCGGACAAAGAGCGTCCGGCCTGGATCGTCGAAAATGATCCCGAAATGGCTGCGCTGCTGTGCCGCTGGCTGGAAAGCTTCGGGCTTGCCGCGCTTGTCTTTTATTCGTGGAAAGAGGTGCGCGCCCGGCTGCAGCGTGTAGGTGTCGGGGCGCTGCCGGGCCTGATGCTGCTCGATATGGAAATGGAAGATATGTACGGAATGGAAACGTGGATGGACCTTCAGCGGCAGGCACGGGAACAGGGTGTGCATACCGCAGTGATGACCACTACTTACGGCAGGGATGAGCTGCTGCAGCTGCCGGAAGCGGCCCGCCCTTCGACGGTGCTCGCAAAACCGATTACCCGGCTTGCGCTGCTCAATGCCCTTAACGGCATGTTTGAGCGCACAAGCGAAGAGAACCCGTCCCCGTCCCGGCCGCTTATTGAGCCGCCGCCGGCTTATCCGCATATCCGGGTTCTGTTAGTCGAAGATAACAAAATCAATCAGCTGGTTTCCGTCGAAGGGTTAAAAGCTTACGGGTTTATGGTCGGGCTCGCGGAGAACGGGCGCGAAGCGCTGGAGAAGCTGGAGCAGGAGGAATGGCATATTGTTCTGATGGACATTCATATGCCGGAGATGGATGGGGAGGAAGCTGTCCGCCGCATCCGGGAAAATCCGAAATATGAGCGGCTGCCGGTCATCGCATTAACCGCCAACGGTTTAAAGGCTGACCATGACCGCTACATCCGCCTCGGCATGAACGATGTCATTACGAAACCCGTTGATGCCCGTCAGCTGTATGAAACGGTGGTGCGCTGGCTTGGCAAGCCGGAGCAAGTCGCGGCAGCAAGAGAAATTGTCGCTGCCGCGGACCGTCCCGGCTTGCCGGTGAAACGGGGGAATCCGCGCAGCCCGAAGCCGAAGCTGCCTGCCATCAGCGGCCTCGACATGCCGTCGCTGCTCGCGCGGGTCGGAGGCAAGGAGCAGATTGTGCGCCATATGCTCCGCCGTTTTGTGCAGGACTACGAGCTGTTCGCTCAAGAGGTCCGCAGCAATCTGGCCGCCGGCAACATGAGCGAAGCGAAAAAACAGGTGCATACGTTAAAAGGGGCATCCGGCAATTTGTCGGCGCTCCAAGTGATGGACGCTGCGACAGAAATCGACAATATTCTCCGCCGCCAAACTGTAGCCGTACAGGACTGGCTGCCGGCGATGGAGCGGCTGGAGCGGCATTTGGCGGCTTTGCTGCAAGCCATTCAAGCACAATCTATTTAA